From a region of the Lactuca sativa cultivar Salinas chromosome 4, Lsat_Salinas_v11, whole genome shotgun sequence genome:
- the LOC111886762 gene encoding uncharacterized protein LOC111886762, which produces MFDAILRSKFYSKCKSEIKMTRRRIEIIKRKRNAMQKFLRNDVADLLKNGLDSNAYGRVEQLYVDQNLSSCYEFVEQSCLLILNHLSAMDKQKECPEECKESISTLMFAAARFADLPELRELRSLFAERYGNSLEPYVNKEFVKNLKAETPSEDIKQVMMLEITLEYGIEWVPKASEHKLYKPPQFVQDSCENVNERNKQLPKLHHQNGVETTEKKQSKVAKKEHTVENEFPYKYKSWAEAEVETKNNNKQRTGNSLPYKSRGEVVKKEKEEEVKVKHSPYWSSTSSSSRSSCSTISQDDNSSSSSSSSASEDGGGVYDASKSSLPPYLKPDKYTQKSASKGTCTLRSVGPPYVKTEAATNSNATLTTPPKQQPSVPRSMRVRRPLQAVSGSHGHNEISKETPTSKVSYDDEEEEENNKRIRERKTLNKLGCDFRQSAHAPTRITSLPVEVESLETEETKKGLARAVTDLSQGHGHGHVHPKLPDYDDFVARLAAFRATNTTS; this is translated from the exons ATGTTTGACGCAATATTAAGAAGCAAGTTTTACTCGAAATG CAAGTCAGAAATCAAGATGACAAGAAGGAGAATTGAGATTATAAAGAGAAAGAGGAACGCAATGCAGAAGTTTCTGAGGAACGATGTTGCTGATCTTCTTAAGAATGGTCTTGATTCCAATGCCTATGGCAGG GTTGAACAGTTATATGTTGACCAAAATCTGTCATCATGTTATGAATTTGTCGAACAATCATGCTTGCTCATTCTAAATCATCTCTCAGCCATGGATAAGCAAAA GGAATGCCCAGAGGAATGCAAGGAATCTATCTCAACTTTGATGTTTGCTGCTGCAAGATTTGCCGATTTGCCAGAATTGCGTGAACTCAGAAGTTTATTTGCTGAAAGATATGGAAATTCTCTTGAACCTTATGTCAACAAAGAG TTTGTGAAGAACTTGAAGGCAGAGACTCCTAGTGAGGACATAAAGCAGGTAATGATGCTAGAGATTACACTGGAATATGGTAtagaatgggttccaaaggcttcAGAACATAAATTATACAAACCACCTCAGTTTGTACAG GATTCGTGTGAAAATGTGAATGAAAGAAACAAACAATTACCTAAACTTCATCATCAAAATGGGGTTGAAACAACAGAAAAGAAGCAAAGTAAAGTTGCAAAAAAGGAGCATACAGTTGAAAATGAATTCCCATACAAATACAAATCTTGGGCTGAAGCTGAAGTTGAAACGAAAAATAACAATAAGCAGAGGACTGGAAACAGTTTGCCTTACAAGTCAAGGGGTGAAGTTGTAAAGAAAGAGAAAGAGGAGGAGGTGAAAGTCAAACATTCCCCTTATTGGTCAAGTACaagtagtagtagtagaagtaGTTGTTCCACAATTAGCCAAGATGATAATAgtagcagcagcagtagtagtagTGCTTCTGAGGATGGAGGAGGAGTTTATGATGCATCAAAATCATCATTGCCTCCTTACTTGAAACCAGATAAGTATACCCAAAAAAGTGCTTCTAAGGGTACATGTACATTAAGGTCAGTGGGCCCTCCTTACGTTAAAACAGAAGCGGCAACGAATTCAAATGCTACACTTACTACACCTCCTAAGCAGCAGCCATCAGTACCAAGATCAATGAGGGTTCGAAGACCATTACAGGCAGTGTCAGGCTCTCATGGCCACAATGAAATTTCAAAAGAAACACCAACATCCAAAGTTtcatatgatgatgaagaagaggaagagaatAATAAAAGAATCAGGGAGAGAAAGACATTGAACAAATTAGGTTGTGATTTTAGACAATCAGCTCATGCTCCGACACGGATAACTTCACTTCCTGTTGAGGTGGAATCTTTGGAAACAGAGGAAACTAAAAAAGGGCTTGCGAGGGCAGTTACGGATTTGAGTCAAGGCCATGGACATGGACATGTGCATCCTAAACTTCCTGATTATGATGATTTTGTAGCAAGATTAGCGGCTTTTAGAGCCACCAATACTACTTCATAG